In a genomic window of Punica granatum isolate Tunisia-2019 chromosome 6, ASM765513v2, whole genome shotgun sequence:
- the LOC116211868 gene encoding ABC transporter G family member 23 translates to MAVCFHPHSLEEDSVILFSTSNSPEESTSPSSSFYHSPPPPPPPPPPLTPTPHPSRPLQEMIVRNLSYSVRPDGPLVPSFCPLVRKPEKIRIVKSVSFTARSSEMLAVVGPSGAGKSTLIRVIAGRVKDHGFDPKCITINYRQMTGPSQLRKICGFVAQEDNLLPLLTVKETLMYGAKFRLRGLSRREREEKVESLIQELGLVHAADTYIGDEENRGISGGERKRVSIGLDIIHDPPILLLDEPTSGLDSKSALQVIELLSSMAKTKHRTIIISIHQPSYRILRYITNYLILFCGSVVHNGTLQSLEETINKLGYEVPPQLNALEFAMEILPELEELYKSNNYSTALGHKEAFSYPMWPESDIANTVRERSYFIDASEIGFLCSRFWKVIYRTKQLLLARTMQAIVGGFGLGSVYIKVRKSEGGVAERLGLFAFSLSFLLSSTVEALPIYLQERRVLMKESSRGAYKISSYMIANTIVFLPFLFAVALLFSVPVYWIVGLNPSFMAFAFFAFVVWVIVLMASSLVLFLSAVSPDFISGNSLICTVLGAFFLFSGYFIPKESIPKYWLFMYYVSLYRYPLDTLLTNEYWSARGHCFSWDRQDASRCLLTGQDVLRSRGLDRDMRWANVGIMLGFFVLYRVLCWFILVRRASKTTI, encoded by the exons ATGGCCGTCTGCTTCCACCCGCATAGCCTCGAGGAGGACTCGGTGATCCTCTTCTCCACTTCGAATTCGCCCGAGGAGTCCACGAGCCCATCCTCTTCGTTCTACCACtcgcctcctcctcctcctcctcctcctcctcccttgACGCCAACTCCCCACCCGTCGAGGCCGCTGCAGGAAATGATCGTGAGGAACCTCTCTTACAGCGTTAGGCCCGACGGGCCTTTGGTCCCTTCATTCTGCCCCCTGGTGCGGAAGCCTGAAAAAATTCGCATAGTGAAGTCCGTCTCTTTCACGGCAAGGAGCTCGGAGATGCTCGCAGTAGTGGGCCCGAGCGGGGCCGGGAAGTCCACTCTCATCCGAGTGATAGCAGGACGGGTCAAGGACCATGGTTTCGACCCGAAGTGCATCACCATCAACTATCGCCAGATGACTGGTCCGTCTCAGTTGAGGAAGATATGTGGATTTGTGGCTCAGGAAGATAACCTACTTCCTCTACTTACAGTGAAAGAGACGTTGATGTACGGCGCGAAGTTTCGGCTCAGGGGGTTGAGTCGACGGGAGAGGGAAGAGAAGGTCGAGAGCCTAATACAAGAACTCGGGCTAGTCCATGCAGCAGACACTTACATCGGGGATGAAGAGAACAGAGGGATTTCTGGCGGAGAAAGGAAGAGGGTCTCCATCGGACTGGACATCATTCATGACCCTCCGATACTTCTCCTCGACGAGCCTACCTCTGGCCTAGACAGCAAGTCAGCCCTCCAGGTGATCGAGCTTCTCTCCTCTATGGCAAAAACCAAGCACCGGACTATAATAATCTCCATCCACCAGCCGAGCTATCGGATACTCAG GTACATCACCAACTACCTAATACTGTTCTGTGGCTCGGTGGTCCATAACGGGACCCTCCAGTCGCTCGAGGAGACCATAAACAAGCTTGGGTACGAAGTCCCCCCGCAGCTCAACGCTCTTGAATTCGCCATGGAGATCTTACCTGAGCTTGAGGAATTGTATAAGAGCAACAATTACTCCACTGCCTTGGGACACAAGGAAGCATTCTCTTACCCGATGTGGCCCGAGTCAGATATTGCCAATACCGTGCGAGAGCGTTCCTACTTTATTGATGCGTCAGAGATCGGATTCCTCTGCTCAAGATTCTGGAAGGTGATCTACCGGACGAAACAACTTCTACTGGCCCGAACGATGCAAGCCATTGTTGGAGGGTTTGGGCTTGGGAGCGTTTACATTAAAGTGCGGAAGAGCGAAGGAGGCGTTGCAGAGAGATTGGGCCTATTTGCATTTAGTCTCAGCTTTTTACTATCTTCGACGGTCGAGGCGCTCCCGATTTACCTCCAAGAGAGGAGAGTCCTAATGAAGGAGTCGTCAAGGGGGGCTTACAAGATCTCCTCCTACATGATAGCAAACACGATTGTGTTCCTCCCCTTCCTATTCGCGGTAGCCTTGCTATTCTCTGTGCCTGTTTACTGGATCGTGGGGCTAAACCCATCATTCATGGCCTTTGCCTTCTTTGCTTTCGTGGTCTGGGTCATTGTCCTAATGGCAAGCTCCCTAGTGCTCTTCCTGAGTGCGGTGTCCCCCGATTTTATCTCCGGGAACTCCCTGATTTGCACGGTTTTAGGGGCGTTCTTCCTTTTCTCCGGGTACTTCATCCCGAAGGAGAGCATCCCCAAGTACTGGCTCTTCATGTACTACGTCTCTTTGTATCGGTACCCGCTCGACACATTGCTCACGAATGAGTATTGGAGCGCAAGGGGGCATTGCTTCTCATGGGACAGGCAGGACGCCTCCCGTTGTCTGCTGACGGGGCAGGACGTGCTGAGGAGCAGAGGGCTCGACAGGGACATGAGATGGGCGAACGTCGGGATCATGCTGGGGTTTTTCGTGCTGTATCGGGTGCTCTGCTGGTTCATTCTCGTCCGGAGGGCCTCGAAGACAACCATCTGA
- the LOC116211869 gene encoding hydroxyproline O-arabinosyltransferase 3-like yields the protein MIERKSLRRASPLFLVLGLGFLFAAYNFFSVIGHNRASITMNGSDGDDPIIKNWESLRFHVAVTATDSPYSKWQCRIMYYWYKRVKDMPGSEMGKFTRILHSGSPDNLIEEIPTFVVDPLPEGLDRGYIVLNRPWAFVQWLESATIEEEYILMAEPDHIFVRPLPNLAHETRPAGYPFFYIKPAEHEKIIRKFFPKEKGPVTNIDPIGNSPVIINKSLLEEIAPTWMNVSLRMKDDPETDKAFGWVLEMYAYAIASALHGVQHTLRKDFMLQPPWDLEVGKNFIIHYTYGCDYNLKGELTYGKIGGWRFDKRSYLSGPPPKNLSLPPPGVPESVVRLVKMVNEATANIPDWDSTRNSG from the exons ATGATTGAGAGGAAGAGTTTGAGGCGAGCCTCGCCTCTGTTTCTGGTACTCGGCCTCGGATTTCTTTTTGCGGCATATAATTTCTTCAGCGTGATAGGGCACAACAGAGCCTCCATCACAATGAACGGGTCGGACGGGGACGATCCAATTATTAAGAACTGGGAGAGCTTGAGATTCCATGTTGCTGTCACGGCAACTGATTCTCCTTACAGCAAATGGCAGTGCCGGATAATGTACTATTGGTATAAGAGGGTAAAAGACATGCCCGGTTCAGAAATGGGGAAGTTTACCAGAATCTTGCATTCTGGAAGTCCCGATAATTTGATCGAGGAGATCCCCACTTTCGTTGTAGATCCACTTCCGGAAGGGCTGGACCGG GGCTACATCGTCTTAAATAGGCCATGGGCTTTTGTGCAGTGGTTGGAGAGTGCAACTATAGAGGAAGA ATATATTCTAATGGCAGAACCCGACCACATATTTGTTCGTCCTTTGCCTAACTTAGCGCATGAGACACGTCCAGCAGGATATCCATTCTTCTACATTAAACCTGCAGAACATGAGAAGATTATCCGGAAGTTCTTCCCCAAGGAGAAGGGCCCTGTTACTAATATCGATCCCATCGGCAATTCTCCAGTAATCATCAATAAG TCTCTGCTTGAGGAAATTGCACCTACATGGATGAATGTGTCTTTGAGAATGAAAGATGATCCTGAAACTGATAAAGCTTTTGGATGGGTGCTAGAAAT GTATGCTTACGCTATAGCCTCTGCACTACACGGGGTTCAGCATACTCTTCGCAAGGACTTCATGCTGCAG CCACCATGGGATCTTGAAGTTGGGAAGAATTTCATAATCCATTACACTTACGGGTGCGACTACAATTTGAAG GGGGAATTGACTTATGGGAAGATCGGAGGATGGCGTTTTGATAAGAGGTCATATCTGAGCGGTCCCCCACCAAAAAACTTATCGTTGCCTCCTCCAGGAGTTCCTGAGAGTGTG GTTAGACTAGTGAAAATGGTGAATGAGGCAACTGCAAATATTCCCGATTGGGACAGCACCAGGAATAGCGGGTAA